The Hahella sp. HNIBRBA332 genome window below encodes:
- a CDS encoding YfiR family protein, whose product MSSRQMCWNWASGMATAIILAFSAAVFAADVEYQIKASYLYNFMQFVSFPQESLVHDGQIKVCIVGVNRFGDALDEVNGAKAPQGTVVVSSLGRYRPNLPIYGCNVLFLSSSEERETERILKLVDVREVLTISEYSPFIAYGGLIELYQKDDSIRFRVNASLVTETNFKVAAQLVQLGVE is encoded by the coding sequence ATGTCCTCTCGACAGATGTGCTGGAATTGGGCGAGCGGCATGGCGACGGCGATAATATTGGCGTTTTCCGCCGCCGTGTTCGCGGCCGATGTCGAATATCAAATCAAAGCCTCCTATCTCTACAATTTTATGCAGTTTGTGAGTTTTCCGCAGGAGTCTTTAGTCCACGATGGTCAGATCAAGGTCTGTATCGTCGGCGTAAATCGCTTTGGCGATGCTTTAGACGAAGTAAACGGGGCTAAAGCGCCACAGGGTACGGTCGTCGTCAGTAGCCTGGGACGATATCGACCCAATCTACCGATATATGGCTGCAATGTGTTGTTCCTGTCTTCGTCGGAAGAGAGAGAAACAGAACGCATCCTGAAACTGGTGGATGTGCGCGAAGTGCTGACCATAAGCGAATACTCCCCGTTTATTGCCTATGGCGGCTTGATTGAGCTGTATCAGAAAGATGACAGCATACGCTTCAGAGTCAACGCGTCGCTAGTCACGGAGACCAATTTCAAGGTGGCGGCGCAGTTGGTGCAATTGGGAGTGGAATAA
- a CDS encoding triacylglycerol lipase: MEKITHAVCLVVAASFSTLSHADGCSAWAGTSDGYTDTQHPFLMVHGITGFDTVGGLLGYFHTVPMNLCRSGADVVIASVSPFNDSEQRGLFLADDINSGVYGDAVKYNVFAHSQGSPTTRAAITFDAHANAEGQGHIASLTSVDGVNNGSRVADMIRGVIPADSSIEGGVAAVANAFGSLIAWISGDEHSQDSIAALDSLTSVGTADLNSRHPYGTASGECVEDRDTVVTYRGNEIHLYSWAGKSVMTNILDLLDPFLFTTSLAFGGEANDGMVSVCSQKLGEYLGDYDANHIDVINHVMGVGSIWHNPVSLYRVQANRLKNIGL, translated from the coding sequence ATGGAAAAAATAACGCACGCTGTATGTTTGGTCGTGGCAGCTTCATTCTCCACCCTCTCACACGCTGATGGATGCAGCGCCTGGGCGGGTACTTCAGATGGTTATACCGATACCCAACATCCCTTTTTGATGGTGCATGGCATTACTGGTTTCGATACTGTCGGCGGATTGTTGGGATACTTTCACACAGTGCCCATGAATTTGTGCCGCAGCGGCGCTGATGTGGTCATCGCCAGCGTATCGCCGTTCAATGATAGCGAACAGCGTGGCCTGTTCCTGGCGGACGATATTAATAGCGGCGTCTACGGCGATGCGGTGAAATACAATGTTTTCGCCCATAGCCAGGGCTCTCCCACCACTCGCGCCGCCATCACTTTTGACGCTCACGCCAATGCGGAAGGACAGGGGCATATCGCCTCGCTGACTTCCGTGGATGGGGTCAACAACGGCTCACGGGTGGCGGATATGATTCGCGGCGTCATTCCTGCGGACAGTTCGATTGAGGGCGGCGTCGCTGCGGTGGCGAATGCATTCGGCTCCCTGATCGCCTGGATTTCGGGGGATGAGCATTCGCAGGATTCTATTGCGGCGCTGGATTCGCTGACTTCAGTCGGTACTGCGGATCTCAACAGCCGTCACCCCTATGGGACCGCATCTGGGGAATGTGTGGAGGACCGCGATACGGTCGTAACGTATCGCGGCAATGAGATCCATCTGTACTCCTGGGCGGGAAAAAGCGTGATGACCAACATTCTGGATCTGCTGGACCCGTTTCTCTTCACCACCTCATTGGCGTTCGGCGGTGAAGCCAACGACGGTATGGTTTCCGTCTGTTCGCAAAAACTGGGCGAGTACCTGGGCGACTATGACGCCAACCATATCGACGTGATTAATCACGTGATGGGCGTGGGCTCCATCTGGCACAACCCGGTGTCGCTGTACCGCGTGCAGGC
- a CDS encoding response regulator: MIKTTDVLIVEDDPASRRLLLDILENAGYRCQAVDNGEEGVRLASELSPQAILMDIKLPGVSGIVAASRIREAESLQRNQARKRPVLIIGMSAHAMKNDLEAIDQAGFDYFITKPFSYRVLLQYLQESLVIDRTDP, encoded by the coding sequence ATGATCAAAACGACAGATGTTCTGATTGTTGAAGACGACCCGGCCTCCAGACGTTTGTTGCTGGATATCCTGGAAAATGCAGGCTATCGGTGCCAGGCCGTGGATAATGGCGAAGAGGGTGTGCGGCTGGCCTCTGAATTGTCGCCCCAGGCGATACTTATGGACATCAAACTCCCAGGCGTCAGCGGTATAGTCGCCGCCAGCCGGATCCGAGAAGCGGAATCGCTACAGCGGAATCAAGCTAGGAAACGGCCTGTGTTAATCATCGGCATGTCCGCCCACGCCATGAAAAACGATCTGGAGGCCATCGATCAAGCGGGATTCGACTACTTCATCACCAAGCCTTTTAGTTATCGCGTGCTACTGCAGTATTTGCAGGAAAGCCTCGTCATCGACCGGACGGACCCTTGA
- a CDS encoding DUF4136 domain-containing protein, translated as MFHKRIIGGVSAILVTLTLTTNLSGCATKAARYDYQPGRDFSSLKTYALTPPSVNGGATTLSDARIENAIRLFMQNKGFQMVDKVKADVWSTWRIKEEKEIRRDGISYGFGYGIASGRTGVGISLGTRPPAEEVMRGKLVLEMIDPQNANVIWSAEAARPLSEDDSPAAKEAEIRKQVGEMLQNFPPKDV; from the coding sequence ATGTTTCACAAGCGAATTATTGGCGGAGTGTCCGCCATTCTGGTTACTTTGACCTTAACTACTAACCTGTCCGGCTGCGCCACGAAAGCGGCGCGATATGATTATCAGCCCGGCAGAGACTTTTCCTCTCTAAAAACCTATGCCCTGACGCCGCCCAGCGTCAATGGCGGCGCGACCACGCTGAGCGACGCCCGAATAGAAAACGCCATTCGCCTGTTCATGCAGAACAAAGGTTTTCAAATGGTCGACAAGGTCAAGGCGGATGTCTGGAGCACTTGGCGGATCAAAGAGGAAAAGGAAATCCGCCGCGATGGAATCAGCTATGGTTTTGGCTATGGCATCGCGAGCGGGCGCACCGGCGTCGGCATCAGCCTGGGGACTCGACCGCCGGCGGAAGAAGTGATGCGAGGCAAGTTAGTGCTGGAGATGATCGATCCGCAGAATGCCAATGTTATCTGGAGCGCGGAGGCCGCTCGTCCCTTGAGCGAGGACGATTCGCCAGCGGCGAAGGAAGCGGAAATCCGCAAACAGGTGGGAGAAATGCTACAGAATTTTCCACCGAAAGACGTTTGA
- a CDS encoding TonB-dependent siderophore receptor: MALYSATSFAARDDLVLDIKGASLEQLMGLKISTLSRKQELLARAPAAVYVITRDEIRRMGVTHIAEALRYVPGLEVNRFEGGKWSVSARGFSSSTTNANKMLVLIDGRSIYSMLYSGVLWEEKDVMLEDVDRIEVVRGPGGTLWGANAVNGVINIITRNAQETQGGAVTAGVGLEERALYQQRYGWRVGDEGFARIYGKGVYRDNSGGLGTEDDSEHLQTGFRVDLGRGRKDEFTLQGDYYRGEADPTEEFHGGNLMFNWSHTFSEQLSQQLLLYFDNTVLETTGLDDKRDIWNLEYQLRNQFGFHDVVAGVGYRVVHDEVVSPSEISGLRPERRNDEVKNLFIQDEIKPFGENFRVIAGTKYEVNDYSGEEWQPSIRLAYDFQNAIVWASWSKAVRVPTRLEHDLYAPGLEGAQSLLPERAKFYELGGRQSWKKWTLDLSAYYGEYDDLRTVGGGVIDNEMSGDVRGIEASLDFKPNPVWRLRFNASHMEMDLELDSSSDSVISAESLEDASPRDMAQLISYWDISPAWSLNAYLRYVDRIQFSNIPSFLVADLSVVWKPTKDLRAQWVIRHLGDPHPESVGPNGEVESDAAFYLGWEF, encoded by the coding sequence ATGGCGCTATATTCCGCTACTTCATTCGCTGCAAGAGATGATCTGGTGCTGGATATTAAAGGCGCCAGTCTGGAGCAGCTTATGGGGCTTAAGATTTCCACCCTGTCCCGCAAACAGGAATTACTCGCCAGAGCCCCGGCGGCGGTTTACGTCATTACCCGGGACGAGATTCGACGCATGGGCGTCACCCACATTGCGGAAGCGCTGCGCTATGTTCCCGGGCTCGAAGTGAATCGTTTCGAGGGGGGCAAGTGGAGCGTGAGCGCCCGCGGATTCAGTTCCTCCACCACTAACGCCAACAAGATGCTGGTGCTCATCGACGGCCGCAGTATTTACAGCATGCTGTATTCCGGCGTGTTGTGGGAGGAGAAGGACGTCATGCTGGAAGACGTGGATCGCATCGAAGTGGTGCGGGGACCTGGCGGCACCTTATGGGGCGCCAATGCGGTCAATGGCGTCATCAACATAATCACGCGTAATGCGCAGGAAACGCAGGGTGGCGCGGTCACCGCCGGCGTTGGTCTGGAAGAACGGGCGTTGTATCAGCAGCGCTATGGCTGGAGAGTCGGCGATGAGGGGTTCGCCCGCATCTATGGCAAAGGGGTTTATCGGGATAATAGCGGCGGCCTGGGGACGGAAGACGACAGTGAACATCTGCAAACCGGGTTCAGGGTGGATCTGGGGCGCGGCCGTAAGGATGAGTTCACCTTGCAGGGGGATTATTATCGAGGTGAGGCCGATCCGACGGAAGAATTCCACGGCGGCAATCTGATGTTCAATTGGAGTCATACCTTCTCTGAGCAGCTTAGCCAACAATTGCTGCTTTACTTTGATAACACTGTGCTGGAAACCACAGGCCTCGACGATAAGCGTGATATCTGGAACCTGGAATACCAGTTGCGCAACCAGTTCGGGTTTCATGATGTGGTGGCGGGAGTTGGTTATCGGGTGGTGCATGATGAAGTTGTGTCGCCTTCTGAGATATCCGGTTTGAGGCCAGAGAGGCGGAATGATGAGGTCAAGAACCTGTTTATTCAGGATGAAATCAAGCCCTTCGGTGAGAATTTCCGTGTCATTGCAGGAACTAAATATGAAGTGAATGATTACTCCGGTGAGGAATGGCAACCCAGTATAAGGCTTGCTTATGACTTCCAGAACGCTATCGTCTGGGCGTCCTGGTCCAAAGCGGTGCGTGTGCCGACGCGGTTGGAGCACGACTTGTATGCGCCGGGGCTGGAAGGGGCGCAGAGCCTGCTACCGGAACGCGCTAAATTTTACGAGCTTGGGGGGCGCCAATCCTGGAAGAAGTGGACGCTGGACCTGTCCGCCTACTACGGCGAGTATGATGACCTGAGAACGGTTGGAGGCGGCGTTATCGACAACGAGATGTCCGGCGACGTCCGGGGCATTGAAGCCTCGTTGGATTTCAAGCCAAATCCTGTGTGGCGATTACGTTTCAACGCCAGTCACATGGAAATGGATCTGGAGCTGGACTCATCCAGCGACTCGGTGATCAGCGCGGAGAGCCTCGAAGACGCCTCTCCCAGAGATATGGCGCAGTTGATTTCCTACTGGGACATATCGCCCGCCTGGAGTTTAAACGCCTATCTGCGCTACGTGGATCGGATTCAGTTTTCGAATATCCCCAGCTTTCTCGTGGCGGACCTCAGCGTGGTGTGGAAGCCGACTAAAGATCTGCGCGCGCAGTGGGTTATCCGTCATTTGGGGGATCCGCACCCGGAGTCAGTGGGCCCGAATGGCGAGGTGGAATCTGACGCCGCCTTCTATCTGGGCTGGGAGTTTTAG
- a CDS encoding response regulator → MQDAQTTEVSWWRRVSIRAKMQIGVLGFALLLLVICAITLTVMANLYFHQKMRQDLQMLSKVLAENTGAALTFNDASSAGKVLSALKENTSVEAAALYQNGGGVAFAEYPQSGAAVGLAAMAGQSGVWLRREFYITSTPVKVNDETVGYLVLKSNLQEWDKFKQKLLTLFLVLIVGMLALTLLVSYWLKSHITQPLASLSEWAMQVSKHKDFNARASKRNEDEIGHLVDSLNVMLSELARQETIVSLNRELEREIQERKVVEKDLIAMRNRAEEANKAKSRFLANMSHELRTPLNAIIGYSEMLQEVVAEDDYETEEILDDIGKVRSAGKHLLSLINDILDISKIEAGKMQISIEAFSMEDLVDEVAGALRLLADERRNQLVVRGAAEVGVVHSDLVKVRQILFNLLSNAVKFTQDGVVELICERESVEGEDWMLCKVRDTGIGISDSAIKELFRPFSQADPSTTRRYGGTGLGLAISRSYATMLGGEISVSSKEGEGSEFCIRLPTTAEINGSEERIEGGETLSSRPPLVTSDIPLPAPNVMTGARLLLIDDDPTVHDILKHQLNKHGFMVRSALSGAEGLALAKQEDFDVIVLDIFMPGQDGWQVLQKLKSDAATAHIPVVMHTIESNAEKGFALGAADYLVKPINGSRLLSILQRYQKKDTGMKVLYVDDDVHSLELVRAYMHGTGWSLIMAEDGREGLEKLSKNPDISMILLDLIMPGMNGFEFLEQIRRNEKTADIPVIVISARDLTQAERSLLQQHTQAVLRKGMYDKSALLSRIKEVLEERMPVS, encoded by the coding sequence ATGCAAGATGCGCAAACGACAGAGGTGAGCTGGTGGCGGCGGGTTAGCATCCGCGCCAAGATGCAGATAGGCGTTCTCGGTTTTGCGCTGTTGCTGCTAGTTATCTGCGCTATCACTCTGACGGTGATGGCGAATCTCTATTTTCATCAGAAGATGCGCCAGGACCTGCAAATGCTTAGCAAGGTGCTGGCGGAGAACACCGGCGCGGCGCTGACCTTCAACGATGCGTCTTCCGCGGGCAAGGTGTTGTCTGCATTGAAAGAAAACACCTCCGTGGAGGCGGCTGCATTGTATCAGAATGGCGGCGGCGTGGCTTTTGCCGAGTATCCGCAATCAGGCGCTGCGGTGGGCTTGGCGGCGATGGCGGGCCAGAGCGGCGTTTGGCTGCGGCGGGAGTTTTACATCACCTCGACGCCGGTGAAGGTGAATGATGAAACAGTCGGATATCTGGTGCTGAAATCGAATCTGCAAGAGTGGGATAAATTCAAACAGAAGCTGCTGACGCTATTTCTGGTGCTGATCGTCGGTATGCTGGCTCTGACGTTGTTGGTGTCTTACTGGCTGAAGTCCCACATTACCCAGCCGCTGGCTTCTCTGTCGGAGTGGGCGATGCAGGTTTCCAAGCACAAGGACTTCAACGCTCGCGCCAGCAAGCGCAATGAGGATGAAATCGGGCATCTGGTGGATAGTCTCAATGTCATGTTGTCAGAGTTGGCGCGGCAGGAAACTATCGTCTCGCTGAACCGGGAACTGGAACGGGAGATTCAGGAGCGCAAAGTGGTGGAGAAAGACTTAATCGCCATGCGCAATCGGGCGGAGGAGGCCAATAAGGCGAAAAGCCGCTTCCTCGCCAATATGAGCCATGAACTGCGAACGCCTCTCAACGCCATCATCGGTTATAGCGAAATGCTGCAGGAAGTCGTGGCGGAGGACGATTATGAGACAGAGGAAATTCTCGATGATATCGGCAAGGTGCGCTCCGCAGGTAAACACCTGCTGAGTCTGATCAACGATATTCTGGATATATCCAAGATTGAAGCCGGCAAGATGCAGATCAGCATTGAGGCGTTCAGCATGGAGGATCTGGTTGATGAAGTGGCAGGCGCGTTGCGGCTGCTGGCGGATGAACGACGCAATCAACTGGTTGTGCGCGGCGCAGCTGAAGTTGGCGTGGTGCACAGCGATTTGGTCAAGGTCAGGCAGATCCTGTTCAACCTGTTGAGCAATGCGGTCAAGTTCACCCAGGACGGCGTCGTAGAGTTGATATGCGAAAGGGAATCTGTAGAAGGGGAGGACTGGATGCTGTGCAAGGTGCGTGATACGGGAATAGGCATCAGCGACAGCGCGATAAAGGAGCTGTTTCGACCTTTCAGTCAGGCGGATCCCTCCACTACGCGGCGCTACGGCGGTACCGGCCTCGGACTGGCGATCAGTCGCTCCTACGCCACGATGCTGGGAGGAGAAATCAGCGTCTCCAGCAAAGAAGGCGAAGGCTCGGAGTTCTGCATACGCTTGCCCACTACGGCTGAAATCAACGGTTCGGAAGAGCGCATCGAGGGCGGAGAGACGCTGTCCTCCAGACCGCCACTGGTTACGTCAGACATACCGCTCCCTGCGCCAAATGTGATGACAGGGGCCAGGCTGTTGCTGATCGACGATGATCCAACGGTGCATGACATCCTGAAGCATCAACTGAACAAGCATGGATTCATGGTCCGTTCCGCGCTCTCTGGCGCTGAAGGATTGGCGCTGGCGAAACAGGAAGATTTTGACGTCATTGTGTTGGATATCTTCATGCCTGGGCAGGATGGCTGGCAGGTATTGCAAAAGCTGAAGTCCGATGCGGCGACGGCCCACATTCCGGTCGTCATGCACACCATTGAGTCCAACGCGGAGAAAGGCTTTGCGCTTGGCGCTGCGGATTATCTGGTGAAGCCGATCAACGGCTCGCGCCTGTTGTCGATCTTGCAGCGCTATCAGAAAAAAGATACCGGAATGAAAGTGCTGTACGTGGATGACGATGTGCATAGCCTGGAACTGGTGCGTGCGTACATGCATGGAACCGGGTGGAGTCTGATCATGGCGGAGGATGGTCGGGAAGGCTTGGAAAAACTGAGTAAGAACCCGGATATTTCTATGATTTTGTTGGATTTGATCATGCCGGGAATGAACGGCTTCGAATTTCTTGAGCAAATCCGTCGCAATGAGAAAACCGCGGATATCCCGGTCATCGTGATCTCCGCCAGGGATTTGACCCAGGCGGAACGCAGCTTGCTGCAACAGCATACCCAGGCGGTGCTGCGCAAAGGCATGTATGACAAGAGCGCGCTGCTGAGCCGCATCAAGGAAGTACTGGAGGAAAGGATGCCGGTAAGTTAG
- a CDS encoding response regulator, whose amino-acid sequence MTLLLIVEDNDMNADMLTRRLRRKGYEIALACDGGEAVTMAQECRPALILMDLSLPVIDGYEATRRIKESGGCDAPIIALTAHALSEDRDKALAAGCDDYETKPVNFPRLLEKIERFLSVS is encoded by the coding sequence ATGACATTGCTGCTGATTGTCGAAGATAACGATATGAATGCGGACATGCTCACGCGTCGACTACGTCGGAAAGGATACGAAATCGCGCTTGCCTGCGACGGCGGCGAGGCGGTGACCATGGCGCAGGAATGTCGGCCTGCGTTGATCCTGATGGATTTGAGCTTGCCCGTTATAGATGGCTATGAGGCGACCCGAAGAATAAAAGAGAGCGGAGGATGCGACGCTCCCATTATTGCGCTGACGGCCCATGCTCTGTCGGAAGACCGTGATAAGGCGTTGGCGGCGGGATGCGATGATTACGAAACCAAGCCGGTGAATTTCCCTCGCCTGCTGGAAAAAATCGAGCGTTTTCTGTCGGTGAGTTGA
- a CDS encoding bifunctional diguanylate cyclase/phosphodiesterase, which yields MLQLEGSRLLIVDDEQRNTRLLADIFRAEGCDVHELNNSCDALKTVASYEPDLIILDVMMPGKNGFELTREIKSHEAWKHIPIILLTALADRDSCVSGLEAGAEDYVSKPFNRRELCARVNNLLKLKKLHDFQNQNIRLLEQYDPVTGLPRKEILLEIASTLFKKKKDSSFCVGVCEIDLDQTLIGLLNSLDRDMSEKQISRTVVERMSAIFPPGILMGCLGPGKFGVVLEASENEAASQLRLLQHRLQQPFMIHSQEFLLKFSIGYMPPSLPSREWRTLFNKAEMALLEAKKEGGNLLKKFIPEMDAENYERWWLSQALFQAMRDQQFEVYFQPLVDIHKETLVGFEALLRWHHPDKGFISPARFIPLAEENGHIYDLSLWMIEQVCQQIVAWRRIGPRVRMAINISPAQLYRDDFTEDFVDIFSRYHLTPNDFELELTESSLMDPKGGGQLQALWRQGFDIAIDDFGTGYSNLEYLKKYPFNRLKIDRSFISNICESSDDIAIVKAILAIAEHMGFKVIAEGIETVEQLEKLRELGCHEAQGFYFSKPVPATAATDMLRHGLKPSKP from the coding sequence ATGCTCCAGCTCGAGGGAAGCAGGCTGTTAATAGTCGACGACGAACAGCGCAACACCAGACTGCTGGCGGATATCTTCCGCGCAGAAGGTTGTGACGTTCACGAGCTGAACAACAGTTGCGACGCGCTGAAAACCGTCGCCAGTTACGAACCGGACCTGATTATCCTGGACGTAATGATGCCGGGTAAGAACGGCTTTGAGCTAACGCGGGAAATCAAGTCTCATGAAGCCTGGAAACACATCCCCATTATTTTGCTGACCGCGCTGGCGGACAGGGACTCCTGCGTATCGGGACTGGAAGCCGGCGCAGAGGACTATGTCAGCAAGCCTTTTAATCGTCGGGAGCTCTGCGCCCGCGTCAACAACCTGCTGAAACTGAAAAAGCTGCATGACTTTCAGAATCAGAATATTCGTTTGCTGGAGCAATACGACCCGGTCACCGGCCTGCCGCGCAAAGAAATCTTGTTAGAGATCGCCAGCACTCTGTTTAAGAAGAAAAAAGACAGTTCCTTTTGTGTCGGCGTATGTGAAATCGACTTGGATCAAACCCTGATCGGCCTGCTCAACAGTCTGGATCGCGATATGTCCGAAAAGCAGATCAGCCGTACAGTGGTCGAACGCATGTCTGCGATTTTTCCACCGGGCATTCTGATGGGCTGCCTCGGGCCCGGAAAGTTCGGCGTCGTGCTGGAAGCCTCGGAAAACGAGGCCGCTTCCCAATTGCGTTTGTTGCAGCATCGGCTGCAACAGCCGTTTATGATCCACTCGCAGGAGTTTCTGCTGAAATTCTCCATCGGTTACATGCCACCCAGCCTGCCTTCGCGGGAATGGCGCACCCTTTTCAATAAAGCGGAAATGGCGCTACTGGAAGCCAAAAAAGAAGGCGGCAACCTGCTGAAAAAGTTCATCCCGGAAATGGACGCGGAGAACTACGAGCGTTGGTGGCTATCTCAGGCGCTGTTTCAGGCTATGCGCGATCAACAGTTTGAGGTGTACTTCCAACCTCTGGTGGACATACACAAAGAGACACTGGTTGGATTTGAAGCCCTGTTACGCTGGCATCACCCGGACAAGGGCTTTATCAGCCCCGCGCGCTTTATCCCGCTGGCGGAAGAGAATGGACACATTTACGACTTGAGCCTGTGGATGATCGAGCAGGTCTGCCAGCAGATCGTCGCCTGGCGCAGGATCGGGCCGAGGGTGCGCATGGCGATTAATATTTCGCCGGCGCAATTGTATAGAGACGACTTTACCGAAGACTTTGTCGACATTTTCAGCCGCTATCATCTGACTCCGAATGACTTTGAACTGGAGTTGACCGAGAGCAGCCTGATGGACCCCAAAGGCGGCGGGCAACTGCAAGCGCTGTGGCGACAGGGATTCGATATCGCTATCGACGATTTCGGCACGGGATACAGCAATCTGGAATACCTGAAAAAGTACCCGTTCAACCGCCTCAAAATCGACCGCTCCTTTATCAGCAATATCTGTGAATCCAGCGACGATATCGCCATCGTCAAAGCCATTCTGGCGATTGCGGAACACATGGGCTTCAAAGTTATCGCAGAGGGCATCGAAACCGTTGAGCAACTGGAAAAGCTGCGCGAACTGGGATGCCATGAGGCTCAAGGCTTTTACTTCAGCAAACCGGTCCCCGCCACGGCTGCGACAGACATGTTGCGCCACGGCCTGAAACCGTCAAAACCCTGA
- a CDS encoding DUF4136 domain-containing protein produces the protein MNLCGQLNLLSRVATLCALLLLGGCAGYQVRGDYAEEFDFSRIHTYRWAMENRDAQGVVGLREQRMRQTVEQALQDEGLSPAETADVLVRVLYRIDNRQEYRQEPGFGFWRPFFSHDRDVVAHDYQMGVLTVEMIEPNTNRVVWQGSSSRRMSYDQTPEEKIKNLEEEVRAIFERYPPQPAAQ, from the coding sequence ATGAACCTGTGCGGACAATTGAATCTGCTAAGTCGCGTGGCGACGCTGTGCGCGCTGCTGCTGTTGGGCGGCTGCGCCGGTTACCAGGTGCGTGGCGATTACGCCGAGGAGTTCGACTTTTCCCGCATCCATACCTATCGCTGGGCGATGGAGAATCGCGACGCTCAGGGTGTAGTGGGATTACGCGAGCAGCGGATGCGTCAGACCGTGGAGCAGGCGCTGCAAGACGAAGGTCTGTCTCCGGCTGAGACGGCGGATGTGCTGGTGCGGGTTCTATACCGCATTGATAACCGGCAGGAGTATCGTCAGGAGCCTGGGTTTGGGTTCTGGCGGCCTTTCTTTTCTCATGACCGCGATGTGGTGGCGCATGACTATCAAATGGGCGTGCTCACAGTAGAAATGATAGAGCCCAATACCAATCGCGTCGTATGGCAGGGCTCTTCATCCAGGCGTATGAGTTACGACCAGACCCCTGAAGAAAAGATCAAGAACCTGGAAGAAGAGGTGCGCGCCATCTTTGAGCGCTACCCGCCGCAGCCGGCGGCGCAATAG
- a CDS encoding N-methyl-D-aspartate receptor NMDAR2C subunit, giving the protein MPEDPLFTRWRRLFPVVDPATVKRCFDGLRRAYTEPHRHYHTLDHIQACLRHLDEVPGELEDPRAVELALWYHDIVYQIGNADSEADSARRAVVELRQLGETPDMTAKVRALILHTRHPSQPDCHDAALLVDIDLAILGAAPALYDQYEAWIRQEYKDIPWPQYCAGRRRVLQGFLSDVFIYQTDKFRNERESTARANIERALACLTEPEGSNRGK; this is encoded by the coding sequence ATGCCGGAAGACCCTTTGTTTACTCGCTGGCGACGGCTTTTCCCCGTGGTGGACCCTGCAACCGTCAAGCGCTGCTTTGATGGATTGCGGCGCGCCTACACGGAACCGCATCGCCATTACCATACCTTGGATCATATACAGGCCTGCCTGCGCCATCTCGATGAGGTTCCTGGCGAATTGGAAGATCCCCGAGCCGTGGAGTTGGCGCTTTGGTATCACGATATTGTCTACCAGATAGGAAACGCGGATAGCGAAGCGGACAGCGCCCGACGTGCGGTCGTTGAGCTGCGCCAGCTGGGTGAGACACCCGATATGACGGCGAAGGTGCGGGCCTTGATTCTTCACACCCGCCATCCGTCACAACCGGATTGCCATGACGCCGCGTTGCTGGTGGATATCGACCTGGCGATACTGGGCGCCGCTCCGGCTTTATATGATCAATATGAAGCCTGGATCAGGCAGGAATATAAAGACATTCCCTGGCCGCAGTATTGCGCGGGTCGCCGTCGGGTTCTGCAAGGCTTTTTGAGCGACGTCTTCATCTATCAGACAGATAAATTCCGCAATGAACGGGAATCCACCGCCAGAGCCAATATAGAACGAGCCTTGGCGTGTCTTACGGAGCCTGAGGGAAGTAATAGAGGCAAATAG